In one window of Ruminococcus albus AD2013 DNA:
- a CDS encoding adenylate kinase has product MNNIILLGAPGAGKGTQAENICKELNIPTISTGNMLRAAVKAGTEYGLKAKAAMDAGALVSDDIVIGILKDRIAEPDAQNGFILDGFPRSVPQAEALDAMGVQIDKVIEIDVADETIQQRLSGRRVCLDCGATYHVEFKPSKVEGICDVCGKPIVIRKDDEPETVKSRLDTYHKTTEPLKGYYEKQGKLTSVKGRETVEETSAAVMAVLKG; this is encoded by the coding sequence ATGAACAATATCATTCTTTTGGGCGCTCCCGGTGCCGGCAAAGGCACTCAGGCAGAGAACATCTGCAAGGAGCTGAACATTCCTACCATTTCCACAGGCAATATGCTCAGAGCTGCTGTTAAGGCAGGCACAGAGTATGGTCTGAAGGCGAAGGCAGCTATGGACGCAGGCGCACTTGTTTCCGATGATATCGTTATCGGTATCCTCAAGGACAGAATTGCTGAGCCTGACGCACAGAATGGCTTCATTCTCGACGGCTTCCCCAGATCTGTTCCTCAGGCCGAGGCTCTGGACGCTATGGGCGTTCAGATCGACAAGGTCATTGAGATAGACGTTGCTGATGAAACAATTCAGCAGAGACTTTCTGGCAGAAGAGTTTGCCTCGACTGCGGCGCTACCTACCATGTAGAGTTCAAACCCTCCAAGGTAGAAGGCATCTGCGATGTATGCGGCAAGCCCATCGTTATCCGTAAGGACGACGAGCCCGAGACTGTTAAGAGCAGACTGGACACATATCATAAAACTACCGAGCCTCTCAAGGGTTACTACGAGAAGCAGGGTAAGCTGACCTCTGTAAAGGGCCGCGAAACTGTTGAGGAGACTTCCGCAGCAGTTATGGCAGTTCTCAAAGGTTGA
- the map gene encoding type I methionyl aminopeptidase, producing MICIKSNKEIEKMRKAGQLTAGALKAAGEALRPGMTTHELDKVVEKFILSHGAKPGFKGYGGFPAAACISVNDEVIHGIPGGRKIMEGDIVSVDTGAFVDGYHGDSCMTFACGKISDDVQALLDSTEQSLYEAIKMVKPGVRIGDIGAAIQKYNEDRGFSVVREYCGHGLGRDLHEDPEVPNYGKAGHGVRLQAGMVICIEPMINMGGAGIKVMPDGWTVKTLDGKWSAHFEHTIAVTQDGCVILSKL from the coding sequence ATGATATGTATTAAATCCAATAAGGAAATTGAAAAGATGCGTAAGGCAGGTCAGCTGACCGCCGGAGCATTAAAGGCAGCAGGTGAAGCACTAAGACCGGGCATGACTACTCATGAACTGGACAAAGTGGTAGAGAAGTTCATTCTCTCCCACGGTGCTAAGCCGGGATTTAAGGGTTACGGCGGATTTCCCGCTGCAGCCTGCATATCCGTGAATGACGAAGTTATCCACGGTATCCCCGGCGGCAGGAAGATCATGGAAGGCGATATAGTTTCTGTTGATACAGGAGCTTTCGTGGACGGATATCATGGTGATTCCTGCATGACATTTGCCTGCGGCAAGATCTCGGACGACGTACAGGCACTTCTTGATTCCACCGAGCAAAGTCTTTATGAGGCCATCAAAATGGTGAAGCCCGGAGTAAGGATAGGCGACATCGGTGCCGCTATACAGAAGTACAATGAAGACAGAGGTTTTTCAGTCGTCAGAGAATACTGCGGACACGGACTGGGCAGAGATCTTCACGAAGATCCCGAAGTTCCTAACTACGGTAAAGCAGGTCATGGCGTAAGGCTTCAGGCAGGCATGGTCATCTGTATCGAACCTATGATAAATATGGGCGGTGCAGGAATAAAGGTAATGCCTGACGGCTGGACAGTCAAGACACTGGACGGAAAATGGTCCGCACATTTTGAACACACTATCGCTGTTACACAGGACGGCTGCGTGATACTCAGCAAACTGTGA